The proteins below come from a single Elgaria multicarinata webbii isolate HBS135686 ecotype San Diego chromosome 11, rElgMul1.1.pri, whole genome shotgun sequence genomic window:
- the PDZD11 gene encoding PDZ domain-containing protein 11 — translation MDMGVGGRISYDDYPVVFLPPYESPPAWIAPHERIYHSDYNNELTQFLPRTIVLKKPPGAQLGFNIRGGKASQLGIFISKVIPDSDAHRAGLQEGDQVLAVNDVDFQDIEHSKAVEILKTAREIIMRVRFFPYNYQRQKERTVH, via the exons ATGGATATGGGAGTGGGTGGTCGTATCTCCTACGATGACTACCCTGTGGTGTTCCTGCCTCCCTATGAGAGCCCCCCTGCCTGGATAGCTCCCCACGAG AGAATTTACCATTCCGATTACAACAACGAGCTGACCCAATTCCTGCCTCGTACCATTGTGCTGAAAAAGCCTCCAGGTGCTCAG CTGGGCTTTAATATCCGAGGAGGAAAAGCATCACAGCTGGGGATCTTCATCTCCAAG GTGATCCCGGATTCAGACGCACATCGAGCTGGAttgcaggagggagaccaggtgcTGGCTGTTAATGATGTGGACTTCCAGGATATTGAGCATAGCAAG GCTGTGGAGATCTTGAAAACCGCTCGGGAGATCATTATGAGAGTCCGATTCTTCCCTTACA aTTACCAGAGGCAGAAGGAGAGAACTGTTCACTAG